The Setaria viridis chromosome 9, Setaria_viridis_v4.0, whole genome shotgun sequence sequence TGCCAACGTAATCATGATCGAATTTAGCCCAAGTTCACCAAGTACGAAAACATTCTGGTTATTACCTCCTCCGGTGAGACGCCGGCGTCTTCAAGACTCCGCTTGATACACAGCGAAACAGCACGACCATCTGGCCTCTGGTTGGTCACATGGTGCGCGTCGCAGGTCGCCGCGCCGCCTAGGTACTCGGCGAGGACCGGGGCGCCACGCCTCATGGCATGCTCGAGGCTCTCCATCACCTACCCAAGTTTCTCTCATCAATTTGCATTTGCCCATGCAGCAAATGCAGGGCACAGATTAAACTGATGAAGAACACAAGCGTCGACGCGTGTACCAGCACTCCGGCGCCCTCGCCCATGACGAAGCCGTCGCGGTCCCTGTCCCACGGCCGGGACGCCGTCGCGGGGTCGGCGTTCCTCCGCGACAGCGCCCCCAGCGCCGCGAACCCGCCGAGGGCGATCGGGGCGATGGCggcctccacgccgccggcgagcatgaCGTCGGCGCGGCCCAGGCGGATCTGGTCCGCGGCGCTGTGGATGCAGTGGTTGCCCGTGGCGCAGGCCGTCGAGACCGAGTAGTTGGGGCCCAGGAAGCCGATGCCGGCGTCGATGGCGACCAGAGCCGACGCCATGTTGGGTATCGCGAGCGGGACGCTGAAGGGGGAGATTTTGCTCGGCCCCTTGGTCACGAGGCTCTCCACGCCGGCGGAGAACTCCTTGACGCCGCCGATGCCGGAGCCGACGACCACGCCGGCGCGTTCCAGGTCAATCTGCGGGTCGTGTTGCGATGATTAGTTACTAGATGGGATCGGGAAGTGGTTGCTGGCATGCATGGCAAGAGTGCCCGAGGGGTGGGGGCGTGCGCGTGCGGCGTGATCCACCTTGCCCATTGCTCTGGAGCCGAGGGCGAGCCCGGCGGACTCGAGGGCCTTcctggcggcgacgagggcgtaGCGCTGGCAGTCGTCGAGGCGGCGGTCGCTCTTGCTGTCGATGTGGCCCTCGGAGGAGAAGCCGCGGATCTGGGCGGCGAAGCGGGTGGTGAACCCGGTGGGGTCGAAGCGGTCGATGTGCCCCGCGCCGCTCTCCCCGGCGAGGAGCCGGTCGTAGAACGCACCCGCGTCGTTGCCGAACACCGACACTACGCCCATCCCCGTGATCACCACGCGCTTCTTCGGGTCGGACTCACGTCGAGGCGCGCGCGCCATAGACACCGAGACGCGGCGAGGCTGAGGCTGTGTGCGTGGGGTCacgtcggccgccgcgacggcgacggcgacggcatcggggaggaggagggtttGCATGACCGTCGAGGTGGGGTTgtaggcgacggcggcggcggcgtggttgggttggatgcggcggcggccacgggatTTGAGGAGACGGACGGCGTCTCGGTTTGGTGGCGATGCCGGGAACGATGGCgtaggcgaggcggcggcggcgaggcgtatGGGATCGGGAGACGTTGCGATAGGGTTTAGTAGGGTGGGCGTCCTGACCCGGCCTCAATCGGAGGGACACGCGCGTGGGCGTGGGACCCTACCCTTTCCTCACCCATCGCTTGCCTCTCATCCCTCGCCTCAAATCCAGAGCttggcggcgttggcggcgcgggcggggcaCTGCGACCCGGTGCTCGTCGCGCAGAAGGTCTGCGCGGGGGTCTACAAGGGCGTAACCACCGGGCAGCtcgacgagctcgccgccgagACCGCTTCGGCCCTGACCGCGTCCCACCCGGACTAGGCGTCGGTGAGGAGCCCATAAAGCATAGAAAAAGATCCCTTGCTCCAGGATTGGCTGATTGCTGGGGCGATGAGTTCGAGAATTTGAACAAGAAATATGAGAGAGAAGTAAGCCGAAAAttgtatttgtatatatagtatattAAATAGTGAAATGGGAGCATACTTTAGTAACCTTACTTTCTGGTTTCAGGGCAAGGCAAAGAAAGTTGTTCGGCACAGCGCCT is a genomic window containing:
- the LOC117839959 gene encoding 3-oxoacyl-[acyl-carrier-protein] synthase I, chloroplastic, which codes for MQTLLLPDAVAVAVAAADVTPRTQPQPRRVSVSMARAPRRESDPKKRVVITGMGVVSVFGNDAGAFYDRLLAGESGAGHIDRFDPTGFTTRFAAQIRGFSSEGHIDSKSDRRLDDCQRYALVAARKALESAGLALGSRAMGKIDLERAGVVVGSGIGGVKEFSAGVESLVTKGPSKISPFSVPLAIPNMASALVAIDAGIGFLGPNYSVSTACATGNHCIHSAADQIRLGRADVMLAGGVEAAIAPIALGGFAALGALSRRNADPATASRPWDRDRDGFVMGEGAGVLVMESLEHAMRRGAPVLAEYLGGAATCDAHHVTNQRPDGRAVSLCIKRSLEDAGVSPEEVNYINAHATFSRAGDLAEVKALKQVFKDTSQIKMNATKSMIGHCLGAAGGLEAIATIKAITTGWVHPTINQFNPDPAVDQFDTVRDVKQWHEVNVGISNSFGFGGHNSVVAFAPPFKL